A window from Mogibacterium neglectum encodes these proteins:
- the yedF gene encoding sulfurtransferase-like selenium metabolism protein YedF — translation MRLDAAGKACPIPVIMAKKELDNGTQGLEIIVDGQTQIDNLERLGNAYGRPTSSSPEGDKFLVSFADGDGKVPESANSFLDESYAVFFNKDSVGNGNPELGLNLAKMAIFTLSEGENIPSYVLFMNDGVKLTTGIEEQIVDNLNTLIEKGTKVLVCGTCLNFYGIKDDCKVGTISNMFDILGAMQEVSKVITL, via the coding sequence ATGAGACTAGATGCAGCAGGTAAGGCATGCCCAATCCCTGTAATTATGGCAAAAAAAGAATTAGATAATGGTACTCAGGGCCTCGAGATTATCGTTGACGGACAGACACAGATCGATAACCTAGAGAGACTCGGTAATGCATATGGCAGGCCTACAAGTTCGTCTCCAGAGGGAGACAAATTCCTCGTAAGCTTTGCTGATGGAGACGGGAAAGTTCCTGAGAGCGCAAACAGCTTTTTAGATGAGAGCTACGCTGTATTTTTTAACAAGGATTCCGTAGGTAATGGCAACCCAGAGCTCGGACTTAACCTTGCAAAAATGGCTATATTTACGCTATCTGAGGGAGAGAATATTCCTTCTTACGTTCTATTTATGAATGACGGTGTAAAGCTAACCACTGGAATTGAGGAGCAGATTGTCGATAATCTAAATACCCTAATTGAAAAGGGAACTAAGGTTCTCGTATGCGGGACTTGTCTCAACTTCTACGGAATTAAGGACGACTGCAAAGTTGGAACTATAAGTAATATGTTCGACATACTCGGAGCTATGCAAGAAGTGTCCAAGGTTATCACTCTGTAA
- a CDS encoding AI-2E family transporter: MLRKFIKSPYIKASIALIISGSVLIMLSNVLNKTRFTAGMATINKTLMPVYIGVFIAFLLCPIYNKLVKTIYTKLRDSSNLSSEDFKGPFGIKLAGRRNMPQEDLNTRMKRNLAIAKIGASAISILIIIAFFALIGYFVVPQIVISIVNLMNTMPQRLVYFSSWSEHHLQNFPQIVKWINEAANAGTSEIIDWIRDNLLKDNFQNVASMVSAQIISVVRGSANLFVGILISIYLLNYKEIIFANTRKVVAATCSEQKSKSLYEFAKIINETFIGFIVGRILDAIIIGILTYICMLVFNMPLALLIAVIVGVTNVIPFFGPFLGAIPSICLLMLEDPVKAGYFVIMILVIQQIDGNVIGPKIVGSAIGISSFWVLIAVLIGGGLFGFLGMALGVPVFAVFYRYAGKLTNNKLKKRGKKTDIKSYADYAKFGIEESELFGEEHATNKTNK; the protein is encoded by the coding sequence TTGCTAAGGAAATTTATAAAAAGTCCATATATCAAAGCTTCAATTGCATTGATTATCAGCGGTTCCGTACTTATCATGCTGTCAAATGTGCTTAATAAGACGAGATTCACCGCCGGCATGGCGACGATTAACAAGACTTTGATGCCGGTGTACATTGGGGTGTTCATAGCATTCCTTTTGTGCCCGATATATAACAAGCTTGTGAAGACCATTTATACGAAACTTAGAGATAGTAGTAATCTTTCTTCTGAAGATTTCAAGGGACCATTTGGCATCAAGCTGGCAGGTAGACGCAATATGCCACAGGAAGATTTGAATACACGCATGAAGAGAAACCTAGCCATAGCCAAAATCGGTGCGAGTGCAATATCGATACTGATAATCATAGCATTCTTTGCGCTTATAGGGTACTTCGTAGTGCCACAGATTGTCATTAGCATCGTCAATCTAATGAACACTATGCCGCAGAGACTAGTGTATTTCTCATCATGGTCTGAACACCATCTGCAGAATTTCCCTCAGATTGTTAAGTGGATTAATGAGGCGGCAAATGCAGGAACGAGTGAGATTATCGACTGGATAAGAGACAATCTTCTTAAGGATAATTTCCAGAATGTTGCAAGTATGGTTTCAGCGCAGATTATTAGTGTTGTTCGTGGCAGTGCCAATCTCTTCGTCGGAATACTCATCTCAATCTATCTTCTTAACTATAAAGAAATAATATTTGCAAACACTCGCAAAGTTGTAGCTGCGACCTGCTCTGAACAGAAGTCAAAAAGCCTGTATGAGTTTGCAAAGATTATAAATGAGACATTTATCGGCTTCATTGTGGGAAGAATTCTCGATGCCATAATAATTGGAATTCTCACTTATATATGTATGCTTGTGTTCAACATGCCACTTGCACTACTGATTGCAGTAATAGTCGGTGTAACTAACGTGATTCCATTCTTCGGGCCGTTTCTAGGGGCTATTCCATCGATATGCTTGCTTATGCTAGAAGACCCTGTGAAGGCGGGGTATTTCGTCATTATGATACTAGTGATTCAACAGATTGATGGGAATGTAATCGGACCTAAGATTGTTGGCAGTGCAATAGGAATAAGTAGCTTCTGGGTGCTGATAGCAGTCCTTATCGGTGGCGGTTTGTTTGGATTCTTAGGCATGGCGCTAGGGGTTCCAGTATTTGCAGTATTCTACAGATATGCTGGCAAGCTAACCAACAACAAGCTGAAAAAACGAGGTAAGAAAACTGATATCAAGTCGTACGCAGATTATGCTAAGTTCGGTATTGAAGAAAGTGAGTTATTCGGAGAAGAACATGCTACAAACAAAACTAATAAATAA
- the murB gene encoding UDP-N-acetylmuramate dehydrogenase has translation MLQTKLINKINTIVPENQIRVDEPMSKHTSFHIGGPADVVVIVCNEKELSGLLKLFHDEDIRYMLVGNGSDLLFADEGFRGVIVKLGGNFEHIEVVDSIGETIRVGAARMLSSTANFARDNGLAGLEFASGIPGTFGGALFMNAGAYGGEIKDVIESVTLMKSDGSTVYELSGEEMEFSYRNSVLQHNDDIAIYARVRLHKDDKESISERMNDFTEKRRTKQPINFPSAGSTFKRPVGGYAAALIEDAGLKGRTVGGAQVSEKHSGFVINIGGATSKDVRGLIDIVAQEVEEHSGIKLEPEVRIIDAE, from the coding sequence ATGCTACAAACAAAACTAATAAATAAAATAAACACGATTGTACCTGAGAATCAGATAAGAGTGGATGAGCCTATGAGCAAGCATACATCCTTTCATATCGGTGGACCAGCGGATGTAGTTGTTATCGTCTGTAATGAAAAAGAACTGAGCGGATTGCTGAAACTGTTTCATGATGAAGATATTAGATATATGTTGGTTGGAAATGGGTCTGATTTACTCTTCGCTGATGAAGGATTCCGTGGAGTGATAGTTAAACTTGGAGGCAATTTTGAACATATCGAAGTTGTGGACTCTATAGGTGAGACAATCAGAGTTGGAGCAGCTCGTATGTTGTCGAGCACCGCTAACTTTGCTAGAGATAACGGACTAGCAGGGCTCGAATTTGCTTCGGGAATCCCGGGAACATTTGGTGGCGCACTCTTCATGAACGCTGGTGCATACGGCGGAGAGATAAAGGATGTAATTGAGAGTGTTACCTTGATGAAGTCAGACGGAAGCACTGTGTATGAGCTGTCTGGTGAGGAGATGGAGTTCTCATATAGGAATAGTGTACTGCAACATAATGATGATATTGCAATTTATGCAAGGGTCAGATTGCATAAGGATGACAAGGAATCAATTAGTGAGAGAATGAATGATTTCACCGAGAAGCGTAGGACAAAGCAACCAATAAACTTCCCAAGTGCAGGCAGTACATTCAAGAGACCTGTCGGGGGATACGCTGCAGCTCTAATTGAGGACGCTGGACTAAAAGGCAGGACGGTCGGAGGTGCACAGGTGTCCGAGAAGCATTCGGGATTCGTTATCAATATCGGAGGTGCGACCTCTAAGGACGTGAGAGGTTTAATCGATATCGTAGCTCAGGAAGTAGAGGAGCATTCGGGCATCAAACTCGAGCCTGAGGTCAGAATTATCGATGCGGAATAA
- a CDS encoding PHP domain-containing protein, with amino-acid sequence MEKNIKKIYKLTADYHTHTRYSHGKIYAHGKGTVLDNVAAASAKGLRELAITDHGPGHKFYGLKMDKLSAMRADIEEAMRKFPNVKVLLGVEANIINTPNGLDIKNEDIKKFDIINVGYHYGLLHGYMTANYVCWHAGLPSGSRERLRNKNTDMAIRTLYENDIFLLTHPGDKGPFDMKELCKACEETNTLMEISTRHTHLTKEEIEIAANYDVKFAISSDAHVPDKVGNYIAGVERALEAGLDLERIVNIEKR; translated from the coding sequence ATGGAAAAAAATATTAAGAAAATATATAAATTGACGGCGGACTACCACACTCACACGAGGTATTCGCACGGTAAGATATATGCACATGGCAAGGGGACTGTTCTTGATAATGTCGCTGCAGCTTCAGCTAAGGGGCTACGTGAGTTGGCGATTACTGATCATGGACCGGGGCACAAGTTCTATGGACTCAAGATGGATAAACTTTCGGCGATGCGAGCAGACATTGAAGAGGCGATGAGAAAGTTTCCAAATGTCAAGGTTCTGTTGGGTGTTGAGGCTAATATTATCAACACACCTAATGGACTTGATATCAAAAATGAGGATATAAAAAAATTTGATATCATCAATGTGGGCTATCACTACGGCTTGCTACACGGGTACATGACTGCAAACTATGTGTGCTGGCATGCAGGACTTCCGTCTGGAAGCAGGGAGCGTCTCAGAAATAAAAATACAGATATGGCGATAAGGACACTCTATGAGAATGATATATTTCTCTTGACTCACCCTGGTGACAAAGGACCATTCGATATGAAAGAGCTCTGCAAGGCTTGCGAAGAGACGAACACTCTAATGGAAATCAGTACACGACACACTCATCTCACCAAGGAAGAGATTGAAATAGCAGCGAATTATGACGTGAAATTTGCCATAAGTAGCGATGCGCATGTGCCTGACAAAGTGGGTAATTATATTGCTGGGGTGGAAAGAGCTCTGGAAGC